The following proteins come from a genomic window of Metarhizium brunneum chromosome 2, complete sequence:
- the TVP18 gene encoding Golgi apparatus membrane protein TVP18, with amino-acid sequence MSLKEEFQTRNFSIYGQWLGILSMIICLATGISTIFTFKVVLIIFAAIAIASSFLILFIEVPLLLRICPTSGKFDDFVRKISTNYMRAAAYGIMAFLQFLSNLGGPSSLIAAGVFLTLTGICYLLAAIKGQAFVGSKTLGGAGVAQMIV; translated from the exons ATGTCGCTCAAGGAAGAGTTCCAGACCCGTAACTTCA GCATCTACGGACAATG GCTCGGCATATTGTCTATGATCATCTGCTTAGCTACCGGCATCTCAACAATCTTTACCTTTAAAGTCGTCTTGATCAtctttgctgccattgccat CGCCTCGTCGTTTCTGATCTTGTTTATCGAAGTCCCCTTGCTTCTGCGAATTTGCCCTACCTCTGGAAAGTTCGATGACTTTGTTCGCAAAATTTCAACAAACTACATGCGAGCAGCCGCTTATGGAATCATGGCTTTCCTCCAATTCCTGAGCAATCTTGGTGGTCCCAGCAGCTTgattgctgctggtgtcTTCCTGACGCTCACTGGTATCTGCTATCTTCTTGCTGCTATCAAGGGCCAGGCCTTTGTTGGAAGCAAGACCCTCGGTGGAGCTGGTGTTGCGCAAATGATTGTCTAA
- the POT1_1 gene encoding 3-ketoacyl-CoA thiolase, peroxisomal, which yields MGALDRISQIGGQISGNPTAGGRDRILEKRPDDVVVTAACRSAFTKGGKGGFKDTQAADIMAGVFKAVIDRSKINPALVEDIAVGTVLAPGGGATEMRAASLLAGFPETTAVRTLNRQCSSGLQACIDVANQIRAGMIDVGIGAGVESMSLNYGPSAVSEFSEALEANEESANCKVPMGVLSEDMAKDLKIARADQDKFAASSYQKAVKAQKEGLFNDEIVPLKVKFEDPKSGETKEITVARDDGVRDGITAESLAKIKPAFAADGSIHAGNASQISDGAAAVLLMKRSTAEKLGQTIIGKYVAGAVVGVKPLLMGQGPWKAIPKALDLAGISKDDVDIYEINEAFASQCLWCANELQIPHEKINPKGGAIAFGHPLGCTGARQVSTLLYELKRTGKKVGSTSMCVGTGMGMAAVWVAE from the exons ATGGGTG CCCTTGACAGAATTTCTCAGATCGGCGGCCAGATCTCTGGCAACCCTACCGCCGGCGGCCGCGACAGAATCCTGGAGAAGCGCCCCGACGAT GTTGTCGTCACTGCTGCTTGCCGAAGCGCCTTCACCAAGGGTGGCAAGGGTGGCTTCAAGGACACCCAGGCCGCCGACATCATGGCTGGTGTTTTCAAGGCCGTCATCGACCGATCAAAGATCAACCCCGCCCTCGTTGAGGATATCGCCGTCGGAACCGTCCTCGCCCCCGGCGGTGGTGCTACCGAGATGCGCGCCGCCAGTTTGTTGGCCGGCTTCCCCGAGACCACTGCCGTCCGAACCCTCAACCGCCAGTGCTCATCCGGTCTTCAGGCCTGCATTGACGTTGCCAACCAGATCAGGGCAGGCATGATTGACGTTGGTATTGGTGCCGGCGTCGAGAGCATGTCTCTGAACTATGG TCCCTCTGCCGTCAGCGAATTCTCCGAGGCTTTGGAGGCCAACGAGGAGTCAGCCAACTGCAAGGTTCCCATGGGCGTTCTGTccgaggacatggccaaggaccTCAAGATTGCTCGTGCCGACCAGGACAAGTTCGCCGCCTCCTCGTACCAGaaggccgtcaaggcccAGAAGGAGGGTCTCTTCAACGACGAGATCGTTCCCCTCAAGGTCAAGTTCGAGGACCCCAAGTCCGGCGAGACCAAGGAAATCACCGTCGcccgcgacgacggcgtccgCGACGGCATCACGGCCGAGTCCCTCGCCAAGATCAAGCCTgccttcgccgccgacggcagcATCCACGCCGGTAATGCCTCCCAGATCtccgacggcgccgccgccgtcctccTCATGAAACGATCCACCGCCGAGAAGCTCGGCCAGACCATCATCGGCAAGTACGTCGCCggagccgtcgtcggcgtcaagCCGCTGCTCATGGGCCAGGGTCCCTGGAAGGCCATCCCCAAGGCCCTCGACCTCGCCGGCATCTCCAAGGACGATGTCGACATCTACGAGatcaacgaggcctttgcCAGTCAGTGCCTCTGGTGCGCCAATGAGCTCCAGATCCCCCACGAAAAGATCAACCCCAAGGGCGGTGCCATTGCTTTTGGCCACCCTCTGGGCTGCACCGGTGCCCGCCAGGTTTCTACCCTCCTTTACGAGCTGAAGCGAACGGGCAAGAAGGTCGGCAGCACTAGCATGTGTGTCGGCACTGGTATGGGCATGGCCGCCGTCTGGGTCGCCGagtaa
- the dna2 gene encoding DNA replication ATP-dependent helicase/nuclease dna2, with amino-acid sequence MPLQKSYSESIGLSKNRGPWQRSHSHPANLQAQRPRPLPPVSDVTKKKLSRFQYRPAEDESVASAPGEASGTPTKPQDAAVARAGVVGNAATPVTRLNWRDLLEPNAAPAENEADISSPNDKLLWNNQQDTLYAAALSPMMNRKGRKRARSSSPISSPATDKGGLPAVNVDKLRTALRSPRVDPTVELWDRYSLNGSENITTPNGAMNPSLAQLTVSSSPKPSKDMSARRGDANLRRAISCGLNWPKRRKVERSKSGSQSSSQQREMEAASKSSLVTALLDTVTGTINEPGPSRAQEQLMRSPSPKKRKRSPERMETPRRAEKSAEPSSSSSDYGDDFDDDVFVELEASMQATGTTNTPLPDKIDQGQPGRRNHDGKSQSVIDLVEEFNDMDDDDSVCDNIVQSRQALGISTPKRHSKNLPAAKLEESPGDEFGNDLDGDIDFDAVELAATQSIQQLEPPSKSILIIQADNSKVTRTVHLRGAWFETPAHTNSYVHVIGSFSARGQCIIDDAQNLLILHPDQLISSTVVADSFGCMRRAVLQDRVKATSEASPPLVYGTMLHEIFQEALMANQWDLPFLGCIIDKITENHVEDLYTIKVGLPSAKEHLLSKMTELSYWAKAFVAPKPQDDAVVEDRNGKKANMAITKLLDVEEHVWSPMYGLKGNIDATVEVAMSDGEQTRTLTVPFEVKTGKHANSSHMAQTALYTLLLSDRYDIDIAYGILYYMETSKTLRIPAIQHELRHMILQRNQLACYIRERSVQLPPMLKSKHMCGKCYAKTSCFTYHRLADDGDGESSGMHEKFDELVRHLTPTHQDFFVKWENLLTMEEKESQKTKRELWTMTSTEREKKSRCFSDVIIEEGSASVDTLNPRINRFHYTFVKRNHQPSFSFLESELMTGEPVVVSDEEGHFALAIGYVTSVRKQRISVAVDRRLHNARNRQLGFDEIDNQVFSSIMDVTQGKSPDQEQSNIKHPPVRYRLDQDEFSNGMATVRNNLVQMMANDVPAATQIRRLIVDLAPPRFKTAPTQYTVTDGENLNVDQRRAIEKVMSTQDYSLVLGMPGTGKTTTIAHIIRALVSQGKTVLLTSHTHTAVDNILLKLKTDKIPVLRLGAPAKVHLEVQDFAHLAGQPRKTFDEIKEAWHGTPIVATTCLGINHPVFQERSFDYCIVDEASQITLPICAGPIRMARSFVLVGDHNQLPPVVRNEDAREGGLDVSLFKLLSDAHPEAVVNLEHQYRMCEDIMTLSNTLIYNGRLRCGTESLRRKRLHIPNINALGQVHFSASSLTHPGTPRSFCTGPGPSRCWLYDLLESEARVRFVNTDTIRPLVREEAQGKRIVNSTEVRLVSQLVESLLAVGVPASEVGVMTHYRAQLFLLKDRLKGYAGVEMHTTDRFQGRDKEVVVLSLVRSNEACNIGDLLKDWRRINVAFTRAKTKLLVVGSMNTLKHSGKENMLSKFISLMEGRDWIYNLPADALESHYFEELSTPMTAGPTPKSKSPKKTVKKGVFSLEGKENRRPSPKKARIGERALLKGKLVTRDILNEMTNGAYMGV; translated from the exons atgccgcTTCAGAAGTCATATTCTGAGAGTATAGGCTTGTCGAAG AACCGCGGTCCGTGGCAACGATCACACAGCCATCCTGCCAATTTACAGGCACAAAGACCAAGACCGTTACCACCTGTTTCCGATGTTACGAAGAAAAAACTTAGCAGGTTCCAATATAGACCTGCCGAAGATGAGTCTGTAGCTTCCGCTCCGGGTGAGGCCAGTGGTACACCCACCAAGCCCCAGGACGCCGCAGTTGCAAGAGCTGGCGTAGTGGGAAACGCTGCCACACCGGTGACTCGGTTGAACTGGAGAGACTTGCTTGAGCCGAATGCAGCCCCAGCGGAGAATGAGGCCGATATTTCTTCCCCAAACGACAAGCTGCTTTGGAATAACCAGCAAGACACGCTGTATGCAGCAGCGTTATCGCCGATGATGAACCGGAAGGGCAGAAAACGTGCCCGAAGCTCCTCGCCTATATCATCGCCGGCTACGGACAAGGGGGGTTTGCCAGCAGTCAATGTCGACAAGTTGAGAACGGCTCTTCGATCACCCCGCGTTGATCCAACCGTGGAACTGTGGGATCGATATTCGCTGAATGGATCGGAAAACATAACCACGCCTAACGGAGCCATGAATCCTTCGCTGGCACAGCTCACGgtttcatcatcaccaaaaCCATCGAAGGACATGTCTGCTCGTCGAGGCGACGCCAACTTGCGGAGGGCAATAAGCTGTGGTTTAAATTGGCCAAAGAGAAGGAAAGTAGAGAGATCTAAATCGGGAAGTCAAAGCAGTAGTCAGCAGCGGGAGATGGAAGCAGCATCGAAATCGTCTCTAGTCACAGCATTATTAGACACAGTCACGGGCACCATTAACGAGCCAGGCCCCAGTCGGGCTCAGGAGCAGCTCATGAGATCGCCGTCaccaaagaagagaaagcgGTCGCCGGAAAGAATGGAGACGCCGCGACGCGCGGAGAAATCAGCTgagccgtcatcttcatcttccgACTATGGTGATGATTTCGATGACGATGTTTTCGTGGAACTGGAAGCGAGCATGCAAGCCACAGGCACTACTAACACTCCACTACCAGACAAGATCGATCAAGGCCAGCCGGGTCGACGGAACCATGACGGGAAAAGCCAAAGTGTCATAGACCTGGTCGAGGAATTCAACgacatggatgatgatgatagcGTTTGTGACAACATTGTGCAATCACGACAAGCTCTTGGAATTTCAACGCCCAAGAGACATTCCAAGAACCTCCCGGCTGCGAAACTTGAAGAGAGTCCTGGTGATGAATTTGGTAACGACCTAGATGGGGATATCGACTTCGATGCCGTGGAACTGGCCGCGACTCAATCGATACAACAACTAGAGCCGCCGTCCAAAAGT ATTCTCATTATTCAAGCCGATAATTCGAAAGTCACCAGGACGGTACATCTTCGGGGTGCTTGGTTCGAAACACCTGCACACACCAATTCTTACGTCCACGTTATTGGCTCTTTTTCAGCTCGCGGCCAGTGCATTATTGATGATGCACAAAACCTTTTGATACTGCACCCAGATCAACTTATTTCATCCACGGTTGTTGCGGACTCGTTCGGCTGCATGCGTCGAGCGGTACTGCAAGATCGTGTTAAGGCTACCAGCGAGGCTTCTCCCCCCCTTGTCTATGGCACAATGCTTCATGAGATATTTCAAGAGGCTCTAATGGCAAACCAGTGGGATTTGCCATTCCTTGGCTGCATAATTGACAAAATCACCGAAAATCACGTGGAAGACTTGTATACGATTAAAGTTGGGTTACCAAGCGCCAAAGAGCATCTCCTATCAAAAATGACCGAGTTGAGTTACTGGGCAAAGGCCTTTGTCGCGCCAAAACCACAG GATGATGCGGTCGTGGAAGATCGGAATGGGAAGAAAGCAAACATGGCGATCACAAAGCTACTCGATGTCGAAGAGCATGTCTGGTCGCCTATGTATGGACTTAAAGGCAACATAGATGCCACTGTTGAAGTCGCTATGTCAGATGGGGAACAAACAAGGACCCTAACAGTGCCGTTCGAGGTCAAAACTGGCAAGCATGCCAACAGCAGTCATATGGCCCAAACTGCACTTTATACTCTCCTATTATCCGACCGCTATGATATCGATATTGCCTATGGTATTCTTTATTACATGGAAACGTCGAAAACTCTGCGCATTCCTGCAATCCAACACGAGCTGCGACACATGATTCTCCAAAGAAATCAACTGGCGTGTTACATCAGAGAGAGGAGTGTACAGCTGCCGCCGATGCTGAAGAGTAAGCATATGTGCGGGAAGTGTTACGCCAAAACGTCATGTTTTACTTATCATCGCcttgccgacgacggcgatgGTGAATCTAGTGGCATGCATGAAAAGTTTGACGAGCTTGTCAGACACCTAACACCAACTCATCAGGATTTTTTTGTGAAATGGGAAAATCTCCTCACaatggaagaaaaggaaagcCAGAAGACGAAGCGAGAGCTATGGACAATGACGAGCACCGAGCGTGAGAAAAAGTCGAGATGTTTTTCTGATGTCATAATTGAAGAAGGATCCGCATCTGTCGACACTCTTAACCCGCGCATCAACCGGTTTCATTACACGTTTGTTAAACGAAACCATCAACCTAGCTTTTCTTTCCTGGAATCAGAGTTGATGACCGGGGAGCCCGTGGTTGTGTCGGATGAAGAAGGCCATTTTGCATTGGCCATTGGATACGTTACTTCAGTTCGCAAGCAACGGATAAGTGTTGCGGTCGATCGAAGGCTGCACAATGCCCGAAACCGTCAACTTGGGTTTGATGAAATTGATAATCAAGTGTTTTCCAGTATCATGGATGTGACACAAGGAAAGTCCCCAGACCAGGAACAATCCAACATCAAGCACCCGCCTGTACGATATCGACTTGATCAAGATGAGTTCAGCAATGGCATGGCGACTGTAAGGAACAATCTTGTACAAATGATGGCAAATGACGTGCCTGCAGCGACTCAAATACGACGCTTAATTGTTGATCTCGCTCCCCCTCGGTTCAAGACGGCCCCAACACAATACACTGTTACAGACGGAGAAAATCTCAATGTTGACCAGAGGCGAGCCATTGAGAAAGTCATGAGCACACAAGACTACTCCTTGGTTCTTGGTATGCCTGGCACCGGCAAGACGACAACAATCGCACACATTATTCGAGCACTTGTATCGCAAGGCAAGACCGTATTGCTTACATCTCATACCCACACGGCGGTGGACAACATTTTGTTAAAGCTTAAGACCGACAAGATTCCGGTGCTGCGTCTTGGGGCACCGGCAAAAGTTCACCTTGAGGTCCAAGATTTTGCTCATCTTGCTGGCCAGCCCAGGAAAACCTTTGACGAGATTAAAGAAGCTTGGCATGGCACGCCCATCGTTGCTACTACTTGTTTAGGCATCAATCATCCGGTTTTCCAAGAGCGTTCGTTCGACTACTGCATTGTAGATGAAGCATCACAGATTACACTCCCCATCTGCGCCGGACCTATTCGAATGGCACGCTCATTCGTTCTCGTTGGTGACCACAATCAGCTACCTCCGGTTGTGCGGAATGAAGACGCACGGGAAGGTGGTCTCGACGTAAGCTTGTTCAAACTACTTTCAGATGCTCACCCGGAGGCGGTTGTCAATCTTGAGCACCAATATCGAATGTGCGAGGATATTATGACGCTTAGCAATACCTTAATTTATAACGGGAGGCTGCGATGTGGGACAGAATCACTACGAAGGAAGAGACTTCATATTCCAAATATCAATGCTCTTGGCCAGGTTCATTTCAGCGCATCCTCGTTGACACATCCAGGAACACCACGATCGTTCTGTACTGGCCCTGGCCCGTCTCGCTGTTGGCTATACGATCTCCTGGAAAGCGAGGCGCGAGTTCGGTTTGTCAACACTGATACAATAAGACCTCTGGTTAGAGAGGAGGCTCAAGGAAAGCGAATTGTGAACTCTACAGAAGTGCGACTCGTATCGCAATTGGTAGAAAGCCTTCTCGCAGTTGGAGTACCTGCGTCCGAAGTAGGTGTCATGACTCATTACCGAGCCCAGCTGTTCCTTTTGAAAGACCGTCTGAAGGGCTACGCAGGAGTTGAGATGCACACCACTGATCGATTCCAAGGACGAGACAAGGAGGTTGTCGTACTCAGTCTTGTACGGAGCAACGAAGCATGCAACATTGGAGACCTGCTTAAAGATTGGAGGAGAATTAACGTCGCGTTTACGCGAGCCAAGACAAAGCTTCTGGTTGTAGGAAGCATGAATACCTTGAAACACAGTGGAAAGGAGAACATGCTAAGCAAGTTTATTTCTTTGATGGAAGGGCGGGATTGGATATATAATCTGCCAGCAGATGCCCTTGAGAGCCATTATTTTGAAGAACTAAGCACACCCATGACTGCTGGCCCGAcaccaaagtcaaagtcCCCTAAGAAGACAGTGAAGAAGGGAGTATTCAGCCTTGAAGGCAAGGAAAATCGCCGTCCATCGCCAAAGAAGGCGAGGATTGGGGAACGGGCGCTTTTGAAAGGAAAACTGGTTACAAGGGACATCCTTAATGAAATGACGAATGGCGCATACATGGGGGTTTAG